One genomic region from Artemia franciscana chromosome 17, ASM3288406v1, whole genome shotgun sequence encodes:
- the LOC136038232 gene encoding protein asteroid homolog 1-like: MGISGLFSFVERRFMINHKLQSSILVVDGLNLAYSIYKDSPGMGQEFGGNYDTLYHKYMNFNTMLKQCNITPIIIFEGGIEADSGRRRLKRNNRLYKLSACSNYDPLKEDKWQKSNSFPLFAKDVFMRACKKCNFKIIQSDHESHEEMAELAKRLNCPILSNDSIFIIFGTNLIPFKYLESPEKVKHFRESSLRCKMVSIDRFLEDLCIKRSQLPFLAILLKDEYIDSTAFKKLFNLEQPFYFQKKLDIIRRWLTHHHNNTAIEKIMYCVKHEKRDQARRLLQYPSKTTMELTYTQVMEEPERIFCESSNALALPNKGNILPPWFVSALRQYQFPSWVLRIPFFHEIVYFPQVEAEDQTYSLLAAMDIVKAFAAIVLSNDYPKISLESTLSKVIDVILEIRVGSELKEMTISFSESDVVSLPNLKDMPDLPTGIRKQFLHQVLKLNDNDLEVVAQFPDEVQIFMCSIIYCYCRANQASFKIHGLVLMVVLLKIIETSYTNTEDNIERNRVAILSEQSIENNPSSNIKDLWNNIDIEDCISAFKILPELHRFQLDIVTKGQGKGYILSESQSPSTYNIKIVHNYSEFQMVLFFTMYLNRLLLCPYEDTNSILYFNSSLLYSLTSHITANERWLDGLLGCKSLHKLLQKVDNLFSLLKQDKHGNPTPQQVKEEGAYPIVDDPGSDEIDVITDTIAYI; encoded by the exons ATGGGCATCAGTgggctcttttcttttgttgagCGACGATTCATGATCAACCACAAATTACAGTCTTCTATATTGGTTGTTGATGGGCTTAATTTGGCATACAGTATTTATAAAGACAGTCCTGGAATGGGCCAAGAATTCGGCGGAAACTACGATACACTCTACCACAAATATATGAATTTCAATACAATGCTGAAACAGTGCAATATCACGCCAATTATAATCTTTGAGGGGGGAATTGAAGCTGATAGTGGAAGAAGGAGATTAAAGAGAAACAATCGTCTTTACAAACTATCTGCCTGTAGTAATTACGACCCACTGAAAGAGGACAAGTGGCAGAAATCAAATTCGTTTCCACTTTTTGCGAAGGATGTTTTTATGAGGGCATGCAAAAAgtgtaatttcaaaataattcagAGTGATCACGAGTCTCATGAAGAAATGGCCGAGTTAGCAAAAAGATTAAATTGTCCTATTTTGAGCAatgattcaatttttattatttttggtacAAACTTGATACcatttaaatatttggaaagcCCGGAAAAAGTGAAGCACTTTCGTGAATCTTCACTGAGGTGCAAAATGGTCTCAATTGACAGGTTTTTAGAAGATCTCTGTATAAAGCGATCCCAGTTGCCGTTTCTGGCAATTCTTCTTAAAGATGAATATATTGACAGTACAGCTTTTAAAAAGCTGTTCAATCTGGAACAGCCTTTCTATTTCCAAAAAAAGCTGGATATTATACGAAGGTGGCTTACACACCATCATAACAATACCGCAATTGAAAAA ataATGTATTGTGTGAAACATGAAAAGAGAGACCAAGCAAGGAGGTTACTTCAGTATCCATCAAAGACCACTATGGAACTTACTTATACACAAGTTATGGAAGAGCCCGAAAGAATTTTTTGCGAATCAAGCAATGCTCTTGCACTCCCTAACAAAGGTAATATTTTACCTCCATGGTTTGTCTCTGCTCTTAGACAATATCAGTTTCCATCTTGGGTGTTAAGAATTCCTTTCTTCCATGAGATTGTGTATTTCCCTCAAGTGGAGGCTGAAGATCAAACATACAGCCTCCTAGCAGCAATGGATATTGTCAAAGCTTTCGCAGCAATTGTTTTGAGCAATGACTACCCAAAAATATCTTTAGAAAGCACTTTGTCGAAAGTTATTGATGTGATTTTAGAGATAAGAGTTGGATCTGAACTCAAAGAAATGACAATATCATTTTCTGAAAGCGATGTGGTTTCCTTACCAAATTTGAAAGACATGCCGGATTTACCAACAGGCATTAGAAAGCAATTTTTGCATCAAGTGTTGAAGTTGAATGATAATGACTTGGAAGTTGTTGCACAATTTCCTGATGAAGTTCAGATTTTTATGTGCTCTATCATCTATTGCTACTGTAGAGCAAATCAGGCAAGTTTCAAAATTCATGGATTGGTTCTCATGGTAGTTCTGCTTAAAATTATTGAGACATCATACACAAATACCGAAGATAATATTGAAAGGAACAGGGTGGCAATATTATCAGAACAATCCATAGAAAATAATCCAAGTAGCAATATCAAGGATTTATGGAATAACATAGATATTGAAGACTGCATTTCAGCTTTCAAAATCCTTCCAGAACTTCACCGATTCCAGTTAGATATTGTCACTAAAGGTCAAGGAAAGGGTTACATTTTAAGTGAAAGCCAAAGCCCAAGTACCTACAATATAAAGATTGTTCACAACTACTCAGAATTCCAAATGGTACTTTTCTTTACGATGTACTTAAACCGATTGCTATTATGTCCTTATGAAGACACAAATtcgattttatattttaatagctCTTTACTGTATAGTTTAACCAGCCATATAACGGCAAATGAACGCTGGTTGGATGGCTTACTTGGCTGCAAATCTTTGCATAAACTTTTGCAAAAAGTTGATAACTTATTTTCTCTACTGAAGCAAGATAAGCATGGGAATCCCACGCCTCAACAAGTTAAAGAAGAAGGGGCATATCCAATCGTTGATGATCCAGGTTCTGATGAAATTGACGTAATAACCGATACAATtgcatatatttaa
- the LOC136037583 gene encoding 52 kDa repressor of the inhibitor of the protein kinase-like: MKQVTENRERLKPILESIIFLGRQNIPLRGHRDDGSLNLDDMPLSNEGNFRELLRYRAESGDSKLKEQLKTSGKNATYISKTTQNQLIDCCAKEVIGVILERVKSARYYSIIFDEATDVSHSSQLNLALCYAFDNHRLQDFIGFVDVHHATFEPSTADKEPTVNGKVVGQLLLSLLEEMGLNLLDCVGIGTDGCAMMVSNNCGAVVEIQKKAKNASRYPCFNHALNLSLSRSSAVSSIRNAIGIVKEVVAFLMHLRREITS, translated from the coding sequence ATGAAGCAAGTAACAGAAAACCGAGAGAGGCTTAAGCCGATTCTAGAATCAATCATATTTCTAGGAAGGCAGAATATTCCACTGAGGGGCCATCGGGATGATGGCAGCTTAAACTTGGATGACATGCCACTTTCCAATGAAGGAAACTTCCGAGAACTACTACGTTATCGTGCTGAAAGTGGCGATAGTAAATTAAAGGAACAACTAAAAACATCAGGAAAAAATGCTACCTACATCAGCAAAACAACTCAAAACCAGTTGATTGACTGTTGTGCGAAAGAAGTTATAGGTGTCATTCTAGAAAGAGTAAAGTCAGCAAGGTATTACAGCATCATTTTTGATGAGGCAACAGATGTGTCACATTCATCGCAACTTAATTTAGCTCTCTGCTATGCCTTCGATAACCATAGACTACAGGACTTCATCGGTTTTGTTGACGTTCATCATGCCACCTTTGAACCTTCCACTGCAGACAAAGAGCCGACTGTCAACGGAAAAGTGGTTGGCCAGCTACTTCTGAGCCTTTTAGAAGAAATGGGTTTGAATTTACTCGACTGTGTTGGAATCGGGACGGATGGGTGTGCAATGATGGTATCAAATAACTGTGGTGCTGTAGTcgaaattcagaaaaaagctaaaaatgcgTCTCGTTATCCCTGCTTTAACCACGCCCTGAACCTTTCTTTGTCAAGAAGCTCAGCTGTTTCGAGCATCAGAAATGCCATAGGCATTGTAAAAGAAGTCGTTGCATTTTTAATGCATCTGCGAAGAGAAATTACGTCTTGA